The following coding sequences lie in one Mycobacterium sp. DL440 genomic window:
- a CDS encoding hydantoinase/oxoprolinase family protein codes for MGRYRLGIDIGGTFTDFVLQNADTGELATWKHLSSPSDPSVSAVEGAEELLESQNVSFAEVVQIVHGTTIGTNIIIEGNGARTALLVTEGFGDMLMIQRQSRSNPYDIVADKHAPLVPRDLVFEVPERMRFDGSTYRELDEDRVRAIAQGLREADVESVAVCLLHSYANSAHEDRVAMILQEEVPGLLISLSSEVAPISREYERTSTTVANAYTRPAFERYLRQMVSSLEDRGFAGSFYLMQANGGVASVEVTTKFPVRALESGPAAGVTMAAAQAVYAEAGDALAFDMGGTTAKVCLIENGEARILNSFEADRTEMRPGTGLPMLIPSIDLIEIGAGGGSLARDTLGIIAVGPQSAGADPGPVSYGLGGTEPAVTDANLSLGYLNPGYFNGGRIKLDVEAANKAIQRVGESLGLDVETTAWGIHDAVTSNMYHAMRAVTVERSRDPRDLALIPSGGAAPTHACRLARQLGMKKVLLPANTAVNSAVGLLYADPRFDLVVTWIGIANDDHLAEMGELFNSLEKQATALLDATGLDGERYIVRSADMRYHGQGHVLEVILPGGDLDGEMLNSAFRDRYAELYGYANEDSEVEVTALRISARAVAPKLDLPRGEGTGRPAEPNHRRQVYFPDTDGYTECPCYRRDDLDIGATIDGPAVIEERDTSVVLPPGDRATVDAYRNLVIEIGI; via the coding sequence ATGGGACGTTATCGTCTTGGCATCGACATTGGCGGTACGTTCACCGACTTTGTGCTTCAAAATGCGGACACCGGTGAACTTGCGACCTGGAAACATCTCTCCTCCCCAAGCGATCCCTCGGTTTCCGCGGTAGAGGGCGCTGAAGAACTTTTGGAAAGCCAGAACGTCTCGTTTGCAGAGGTTGTGCAGATCGTTCACGGCACCACAATCGGGACGAACATCATCATCGAAGGCAACGGTGCCCGCACTGCGCTATTGGTGACAGAAGGTTTCGGCGACATGCTGATGATCCAGCGTCAGTCCAGGAGCAATCCGTACGACATTGTCGCCGACAAGCACGCCCCTTTGGTTCCTCGCGATTTGGTTTTCGAGGTTCCAGAGCGGATGCGTTTCGACGGTTCGACCTATCGCGAGTTGGATGAGGATCGGGTTCGGGCGATTGCTCAGGGTCTCCGCGAGGCCGACGTTGAGTCGGTGGCCGTCTGCCTCCTGCACTCTTACGCCAATTCGGCTCATGAGGATCGAGTCGCGATGATCCTGCAGGAGGAGGTTCCCGGCCTGCTCATCTCGCTGTCGAGCGAGGTGGCTCCGATCTCCCGCGAATACGAACGAACGAGTACCACGGTAGCCAACGCGTACACGCGCCCTGCGTTCGAGCGCTACCTGCGTCAGATGGTCTCCTCGCTCGAAGACCGCGGCTTCGCAGGGTCGTTCTATCTGATGCAGGCCAATGGTGGCGTCGCCAGTGTAGAGGTGACGACGAAGTTTCCGGTTCGTGCGCTCGAATCTGGTCCCGCTGCCGGCGTGACAATGGCCGCTGCCCAAGCCGTCTATGCGGAGGCAGGCGATGCGCTGGCCTTTGACATGGGCGGCACTACGGCCAAGGTTTGTCTCATCGAAAACGGCGAGGCGCGGATACTCAACTCATTTGAGGCAGACCGGACGGAGATGCGTCCGGGCACCGGCCTGCCGATGCTCATCCCCAGCATCGATCTGATCGAGATCGGTGCCGGTGGTGGAAGCCTGGCGCGCGATACCTTGGGCATCATTGCCGTCGGGCCGCAGAGCGCCGGCGCCGACCCGGGTCCGGTGTCGTACGGACTCGGGGGTACCGAACCGGCTGTAACGGATGCCAACCTGTCGCTGGGGTACCTCAATCCGGGGTACTTCAACGGTGGCCGGATCAAATTGGACGTCGAGGCGGCGAACAAGGCGATCCAACGCGTCGGGGAATCTCTGGGACTCGATGTCGAGACGACCGCCTGGGGAATCCACGATGCCGTGACTTCCAACATGTACCACGCGATGCGGGCGGTGACGGTCGAACGATCACGCGACCCAAGGGATCTGGCCCTGATCCCATCTGGTGGCGCCGCACCGACGCACGCTTGCCGTCTCGCCCGCCAACTCGGCATGAAGAAGGTCTTGCTTCCCGCGAACACCGCGGTCAACTCGGCCGTCGGCTTGTTGTACGCCGACCCCAGGTTCGACTTGGTAGTCACCTGGATCGGCATCGCCAACGACGATCACCTGGCAGAGATGGGGGAGCTGTTCAATTCCCTCGAAAAGCAGGCCACCGCACTGCTTGATGCCACCGGTCTCGATGGCGAGCGCTACATCGTCCGCTCTGCTGACATGCGGTACCACGGACAGGGCCACGTTCTAGAGGTCATACTCCCGGGTGGCGACCTCGATGGTGAGATGCTCAATTCAGCCTTCCGGGACCGCTATGCGGAGTTGTACGGTTACGCGAACGAGGATTCCGAGGTTGAGGTGACTGCGCTTCGAATCTCGGCTCGAGCGGTTGCGCCGAAGTTGGATCTGCCTCGTGGCGAGGGGACCGGCCGCCCGGCCGAGCCGAACCATCGCCGGCAGGTGTATTTCCCTGATACCGACGGCTATACCGAATGCCCCTGCTATCGGCGGGACGACCTGGACATTGGGGCGACGATCGACGGCCCGGCCGTGATCGAGGAACGCGACACTTCTGTTGTGCTGCCCCCTGGGGATCGCGCGACTGTCGATGCGTACCGAAACCTTGTGATCGAGATTGGAATCTGA
- a CDS encoding hydantoinase B/oxoprolinase family protein, with protein MTTTTTTELVDPITLGVIWRGLTAAANDAGTTLARTGYSEAIREGRDFSVGLFDSRARMTAQGDFSPGHLGSMPTAVKNVLDYYPTETLKPGDAIMLNDPWMGSGHLPDFFLVSPAFLDGEIIGYTVCCAHMIDVGGAVPGSQAVTGITDQFQEGIRFLPVRVWNEGEPNVELFRTLAANIRIPDKLIGDLKAMRNCNRLGELRLQGLVRQFGRKIYEAACDEILVRSEQAMREAIAEIPDGTYHAVDHFDDCGPDTEPIRLEVTVTVQGDEVILDFAGTSPQTRSGINGVEQYVRAWCYFTIKVLTLGSSVPQNAGCIAPIKWTAPEGSVLNAKPPAGTGARAVMQQRIFDVLMQAFATAIPDRVMAASSHFSNPVIGGIDPRTGKNFVYYEVVVGGFGAFGFKDGTEAMFAVANIDTIPTEVNENSYPIIVERYEFLRGTAGAGKFRGGHGVRKDIRLLGDSMQLTGLTDRQTFRPPGLLGGSDGTLGATVLNPDTPEERKLHSKGIYDVEPGALLSTNLAGAAGFGNPFEREPRRVAADVRAGLLTPEAAREEYRVVLDQSGSIDESATRELRSPQR; from the coding sequence GTGACAACGACAACGACAACGGAACTGGTTGATCCGATCACTCTTGGGGTGATCTGGCGTGGACTCACCGCCGCCGCCAACGATGCAGGCACCACGCTGGCGCGCACCGGCTACTCCGAAGCGATCCGGGAAGGGCGGGACTTCTCGGTCGGGCTCTTCGACAGCCGCGCGCGAATGACCGCCCAGGGTGATTTCAGTCCCGGGCACCTGGGATCGATGCCCACGGCGGTCAAGAACGTCCTCGACTACTACCCCACCGAGACCCTCAAGCCCGGCGACGCGATCATGCTCAACGATCCGTGGATGGGGTCGGGGCACCTTCCGGACTTCTTCCTGGTGTCGCCGGCCTTCCTCGACGGCGAGATCATCGGCTACACCGTGTGCTGCGCCCACATGATCGACGTCGGGGGCGCGGTCCCGGGCTCTCAGGCGGTCACCGGTATCACCGATCAGTTCCAGGAAGGCATTCGCTTCCTCCCGGTCCGGGTGTGGAACGAGGGTGAACCGAATGTGGAGCTGTTCCGCACGCTTGCCGCGAACATCCGTATCCCGGACAAGCTGATTGGCGACCTCAAGGCGATGCGTAACTGCAACCGCCTCGGGGAACTCCGTCTGCAGGGGCTCGTTCGGCAATTCGGCCGGAAGATCTACGAGGCGGCGTGCGACGAGATCCTTGTTCGATCCGAGCAGGCGATGCGTGAAGCCATTGCCGAGATCCCGGACGGGACCTATCACGCGGTCGATCACTTCGACGATTGCGGGCCGGATACCGAGCCGATTCGTCTCGAAGTCACTGTCACGGTGCAGGGCGACGAGGTGATCCTGGACTTCGCCGGGACCAGTCCCCAAACCCGCTCGGGTATCAACGGTGTCGAGCAGTATGTACGAGCGTGGTGCTACTTCACCATCAAGGTGCTGACACTCGGTTCCTCCGTACCGCAGAACGCCGGCTGCATCGCGCCGATCAAGTGGACCGCCCCGGAAGGGTCGGTACTCAACGCCAAGCCGCCGGCCGGTACCGGGGCGAGGGCGGTGATGCAACAGCGGATCTTCGACGTGCTGATGCAGGCATTTGCGACCGCTATTCCCGACCGTGTGATGGCTGCCAGCTCACACTTTTCCAATCCCGTCATCGGTGGTATCGATCCCCGGACCGGCAAGAACTTCGTGTACTACGAGGTGGTCGTTGGCGGATTCGGTGCTTTCGGGTTCAAGGACGGCACGGAGGCGATGTTCGCGGTCGCCAACATCGACACCATTCCGACCGAGGTCAACGAAAACTCATATCCAATCATCGTGGAGCGCTACGAGTTTCTGCGCGGGACCGCCGGTGCAGGGAAGTTCCGAGGTGGGCACGGCGTCCGCAAAGATATCCGTCTGCTCGGTGATTCCATGCAATTGACGGGTCTCACGGACCGCCAGACGTTCCGCCCGCCCGGCCTTCTGGGTGGATCGGACGGCACGCTCGGGGCCACTGTCCTCAACCCGGACACTCCCGAGGAGCGCAAGCTGCATTCGAAGGGCATCTATGACGTCGAGCCTGGGGCGTTGCTCTCGACCAACCTGGCCGGCGCCGCCGGATTCGGGAATCCGTTCGAGCGCGAGCCCCGTCGGGTCGCGGCCGATGTGCGTGCCGGCCTGCTCACGCCGGAAGCTGCGCGCGAAGAGTACAGAGTGGTGCTTGATCAGAGCGGCAGTATCGATGAGAGTGCCACTCGCGAGCTGCGTTCTCCTCAGAGGTAA
- a CDS encoding FAD-dependent oxidoreductase, with amino-acid sequence MRDPMYDILFEQVQIGPKRTKNRFYQAPHSTGLGMDRIESQVRYRGIKAEGGWGVVNTEYCSIHPETGGAPPRGMNMWDDNDMKNHAHVVDAIHEHDALAGIELWYPGASFATPGLESRMSARSASSIRAGASSMGLTREMDRAEIRELQSFFVAAARRARDVGYDLINLNSAEVATIFESFLMEHFNRRTDEYGGSLENRARFGVETLEMVREAVGDDCGIVMRLCVDSGDGTGKGLRPHEDAGPFISLADHAVDLWDLQVGGWKGPWPEDAGSSRFFEENFQGVPVAAMRPYTKKPIAGVGRLTSPDLMVKLIKNGQLDLIGGSRPSIADPFLPRKIEEGRHGDIRECIGCNMCVARLSQSAAIICTQNATIGEEHRRGWHPEKFTRASNADKNVLIVGAGPAGMECAIVLGKRGMNQVHLVDAGSEVGGGMHAIGALPRLSEWRRVIDWRAIQIESLENVEFIGSTTLDAKAIRDYGADIVVIATGADWATDGSNGFTMESLPGADAQLPHVLTPEQILAGKQVPGDNVLIYDCDGFFTATSLAEKLAMEGKNVRLVSASPSIAPYGAYTVESDEILKRFAELGVELVTSRVLVSVEPGRAVAARTFDLNLTPTDEWAMDAVVLVTRRIPNDSLYQELHSLGQDTLAEDGITGLYRIGESVAPRHIADAIFDGHRLAQEIDGANPAVPLPYHREQLVLHSAN; translated from the coding sequence ATGAGAGATCCGATGTACGACATCTTGTTCGAGCAGGTTCAGATCGGCCCGAAGCGGACCAAGAACCGGTTCTATCAGGCGCCGCACTCGACGGGGCTGGGCATGGATCGCATCGAATCTCAAGTCAGGTACCGCGGTATCAAGGCCGAAGGCGGCTGGGGGGTCGTCAACACCGAGTATTGCAGCATTCACCCCGAGACGGGCGGGGCCCCTCCGCGCGGCATGAACATGTGGGATGACAACGACATGAAGAACCACGCCCATGTCGTTGATGCCATCCACGAGCACGACGCTCTGGCCGGCATCGAACTCTGGTATCCCGGTGCCTCATTCGCCACGCCCGGGCTCGAGTCGCGGATGTCCGCTCGGTCGGCCTCGTCCATTCGAGCCGGCGCGTCGAGCATGGGTCTCACGCGGGAGATGGACCGCGCGGAGATCCGCGAGCTGCAATCGTTCTTCGTCGCCGCGGCCCGCCGCGCGCGCGATGTCGGCTACGACCTGATCAATCTCAACAGCGCGGAGGTCGCGACGATCTTCGAGAGCTTCCTGATGGAACATTTCAACCGCCGAACAGACGAATATGGCGGTTCACTGGAGAACCGGGCGCGATTCGGGGTCGAGACCTTGGAGATGGTCCGCGAAGCCGTCGGAGACGACTGCGGCATCGTGATGCGCCTCTGTGTAGACAGTGGCGATGGAACGGGAAAGGGTCTGCGGCCGCACGAGGACGCGGGTCCATTCATCTCGCTGGCTGACCACGCCGTCGACCTGTGGGATCTGCAGGTCGGAGGCTGGAAGGGGCCGTGGCCCGAGGACGCCGGCTCGTCACGCTTCTTCGAGGAGAACTTCCAGGGTGTGCCGGTGGCCGCGATGCGTCCCTACACCAAGAAGCCGATTGCCGGCGTCGGCCGGCTGACCAGCCCCGACTTGATGGTCAAGCTCATCAAGAACGGTCAGTTGGACCTCATCGGCGGTTCGCGTCCGTCGATCGCCGACCCCTTCCTCCCGCGCAAGATCGAGGAGGGGCGTCATGGCGATATTCGCGAATGCATCGGCTGCAACATGTGTGTGGCCCGACTCAGCCAGAGCGCAGCGATCATCTGCACCCAGAACGCCACGATCGGCGAAGAACATCGACGTGGTTGGCACCCGGAGAAGTTCACCCGCGCAAGCAATGCCGACAAGAACGTCCTCATCGTCGGCGCCGGCCCCGCGGGCATGGAGTGTGCGATCGTGCTCGGCAAGCGTGGGATGAACCAGGTCCACTTGGTGGATGCCGGTTCCGAAGTCGGCGGCGGCATGCACGCGATCGGAGCGCTACCCCGGTTGAGCGAGTGGCGGCGGGTCATCGACTGGCGCGCGATTCAGATCGAAAGCCTGGAAAACGTCGAGTTCATCGGCTCCACTACCTTGGACGCCAAGGCTATTCGCGATTACGGTGCGGACATCGTGGTGATCGCGACCGGCGCTGACTGGGCGACCGACGGGTCCAACGGCTTCACCATGGAATCGCTGCCGGGCGCCGATGCGCAGCTCCCACACGTGCTGACGCCCGAGCAGATTCTCGCAGGCAAGCAGGTCCCGGGCGACAACGTTCTGATCTACGACTGCGATGGGTTCTTCACCGCAACCAGCTTGGCGGAAAAGCTTGCGATGGAAGGAAAGAACGTGCGGCTGGTGTCGGCTTCGCCTTCTATCGCACCCTACGGCGCCTACACCGTGGAGTCTGATGAGATCTTGAAGCGGTTTGCCGAACTCGGAGTCGAGCTTGTGACATCGAGAGTCCTGGTTTCGGTGGAACCCGGTCGTGCCGTCGCTGCCAGAACCTTCGATCTGAACCTCACGCCAACGGACGAATGGGCAATGGACGCTGTCGTTCTCGTCACGCGTCGCATCCCCAACGACAGCCTGTACCAAGAGTTGCACAGTCTGGGGCAGGACACCCTGGCAGAGGACGGGATCACCGGGCTCTATCGCATCGGTGAAAGCGTGGCTCCGCGCCACATCGCCGATGCGATCTTTGACGGTCACCGGCTCGCGCAGGAGATCGACGGTGCCAACCCGGCTGTTCCGTTGCCCTATCACCGCGAGCAGCTGGTCCTGCACAGCGCAAACTGA